The Streptomyces sp. NBC_01275 genome has a segment encoding these proteins:
- a CDS encoding phosphatase PAP2 family protein, translating to MNARTEPAEAEPATPARPPIVRELLLVAGLFLVYKFGRQLATGHTAEALHNARRVWDVERWAHLPGEGGVQSLLLHGDALVRIANTYYATVHFPATLAFLVWLYLRRPAHYVWARRVLAAVTAAALVLHLAFPLAPPRMLAATGLVDTARVYGPSVYGPPRTDHLSNQFAAMPSLHFGWALMVAVGLIVATRSRWRWLWLLHPLLTLVVIVGTANHYWLDAAVAGALLGIALAVIHAPRRTTTTTAAAAPAPAPAGPGAQQLDPAQSGPGKSGPGSAEPAEEPVLAGAGR from the coding sequence ATGAATGCCCGCACCGAGCCTGCAGAAGCGGAGCCGGCCACGCCGGCGCGGCCGCCCATAGTCCGCGAGCTCCTGCTCGTCGCAGGACTCTTCCTCGTCTACAAGTTCGGACGGCAGCTGGCCACCGGCCACACCGCCGAGGCCCTCCACAACGCGCGGCGCGTGTGGGACGTCGAACGCTGGGCCCACCTGCCCGGCGAGGGCGGCGTGCAGTCCCTGCTGCTGCACGGCGACGCCCTGGTCCGGATCGCCAACACCTACTACGCGACCGTGCACTTCCCGGCCACCCTGGCCTTCCTGGTCTGGCTGTACCTGCGCCGCCCGGCGCACTACGTGTGGGCCCGCCGGGTGCTGGCCGCGGTCACCGCCGCAGCCCTGGTGCTGCATCTGGCGTTCCCGCTCGCCCCGCCGCGGATGCTCGCGGCGACCGGACTGGTCGACACCGCGCGCGTGTACGGCCCCTCGGTCTACGGGCCGCCGCGGACCGACCACCTCTCCAACCAGTTCGCGGCGATGCCCTCCCTGCACTTCGGCTGGGCGCTGATGGTCGCCGTCGGCCTGATCGTCGCGACACGCTCGCGGTGGCGCTGGCTGTGGCTGCTGCATCCGCTGCTGACCCTTGTGGTGATCGTGGGGACGGCGAACCACTACTGGCTCGACGCGGCCGTGGCGGGCGCCCTGCTCGGGATCGCCCTCGCGGTGATCCACGCGCCCCGACGCACGACGACTACCACTGCAGCTGCGGCTCCGGCTCCGGCTCCGGCTGGACCCGGCGCGCAGCAGCTCGACCCGGCTCAGTCGGGGCCGGGGAAGTCGGGGCCGGGGTCGGCAGAGCCGGCCGAGGAGCCGGTCCTGGCGGGGGCTGGCCGATGA
- a CDS encoding TetR/AcrR family transcriptional regulator yields MTSQDADGPESVAATRRSKLTPEREQEFFDAVLDQLRECGYEAVTMEGVAASTRCSKSTLYRQWKTKPQFVVAALRSRRQARLAGIDTGSLADDLREAARATGRWSTNDTKLLQALGHAVTGDEELARALREALVDPEIAALREILRRGVERGEVAVDHPALEYVPAQMFGVIRARPVVDGEYADPDYLVRFVEAAVLPALGLA; encoded by the coding sequence ATGACGTCGCAGGACGCGGACGGACCCGAGTCGGTCGCCGCGACGCGCCGCTCCAAACTCACGCCCGAGCGTGAGCAGGAGTTCTTCGACGCCGTCCTCGACCAGCTGCGCGAATGCGGATACGAAGCCGTCACCATGGAGGGCGTCGCCGCCAGCACCCGCTGCAGCAAGTCCACGCTCTACCGGCAGTGGAAGACCAAGCCCCAGTTCGTGGTGGCCGCCCTGCGCTCCCGTCGGCAGGCGCGACTGGCGGGGATCGACACCGGATCCCTCGCCGACGACCTGCGCGAGGCCGCTCGGGCCACGGGCCGCTGGTCGACGAACGACACCAAGCTGCTGCAGGCGCTCGGGCACGCCGTCACCGGCGACGAGGAGCTGGCGCGGGCGCTGCGCGAGGCGCTCGTCGATCCCGAGATCGCGGCACTGCGGGAGATTCTGCGCCGCGGGGTCGAGCGGGGCGAGGTCGCCGTGGACCACCCGGCGCTGGAGTACGTCCCGGCGCAGATGTTCGGCGTGATCCGGGCCCGTCCCGTCGTCGACGGGGAGTACGCAGACCCGGACTACCTCGTCCGGTTCGTGGAGGCCGCCGTACTGCCGGCGCTCGGCCTCGCGTAG
- a CDS encoding DUF2510 domain-containing protein — MTQVTPPGWYPDPGQTSDGPAAERWWDGKAWTDQTRPAGQAAVWGPPAQTPADGMYPAYPAYPQPPAGAGGRRGLRTGIAVAAAVAVLASIGVGVYALAKDDGGSGGTAQGPGGQGGPGAAGGQDGSSGGQGGPFGGSGGSSGGTGGSGGTGGSGGTGGSGGASPSPEASEAPKIKSGSVTDALNGISIPIPDGWTGQELSVGAQITSDSSYKCPGDTSKTCTKGGVYSAPVEALETKGDTAEEVAKADISANAEESYGGVTYGAITSHTVLASKAVTVAGQKGYLVRWKAVTSKGADGYVESLAFPAPADTKRLVVLRFGVDADQKVSVIDTITKGIKVSTGGGSGQDV, encoded by the coding sequence ATGACGCAGGTGACTCCTCCCGGGTGGTACCCCGACCCGGGGCAGACAAGTGACGGTCCCGCCGCCGAGCGCTGGTGGGACGGCAAGGCATGGACGGACCAGACCCGCCCCGCGGGCCAGGCCGCCGTATGGGGTCCGCCGGCGCAGACCCCGGCCGACGGCATGTATCCGGCCTATCCGGCATATCCCCAGCCCCCGGCGGGTGCGGGCGGGCGGCGCGGGCTGCGGACGGGCATAGCCGTCGCGGCGGCGGTCGCCGTCCTCGCCAGCATCGGGGTCGGCGTGTACGCGCTGGCCAAGGACGACGGCGGCAGCGGCGGCACGGCCCAGGGGCCCGGCGGCCAGGGCGGACCCGGCGCCGCGGGCGGCCAGGACGGCTCCTCGGGCGGTCAGGGCGGGCCGTTCGGCGGCTCCGGCGGCTCGTCCGGCGGCACGGGCGGCTCCGGCGGCACGGGCGGCTCCGGCGGCACGGGCGGTTCGGGCGGGGCCTCTCCCTCGCCCGAGGCGTCCGAGGCGCCGAAGATCAAGAGCGGTTCGGTGACGGACGCGCTCAACGGGATCAGCATCCCCATCCCGGACGGCTGGACCGGGCAGGAGCTGAGCGTGGGCGCGCAGATCACGTCCGACTCCTCCTACAAGTGCCCCGGCGACACCTCCAAGACCTGCACCAAGGGCGGCGTGTACTCCGCGCCGGTCGAGGCGCTGGAGACCAAGGGCGACACCGCCGAGGAGGTCGCCAAGGCGGACATCTCGGCGAACGCCGAGGAGTCCTACGGCGGCGTCACCTACGGCGCGATCACCTCGCACACGGTGCTCGCCTCGAAGGCGGTGACCGTGGCCGGGCAGAAGGGCTACCTGGTGCGCTGGAAGGCGGTCACCAGCAAGGGCGCCGACGGCTACGTCGAGTCGCTGGCGTTCCCGGCGCCCGCGGACACCAAGCGGCTGGTGGTGCTGCGCTTCGGCGTGGACGCCGACCAGAAGGTGTCCGTCATCGACACGATCACGAAGGGGATCAAGGTGTCGACGGGCGGCGGCAGCGGACAGGACGTCTGA